The Lepeophtheirus salmonis chromosome 1, UVic_Lsal_1.4, whole genome shotgun sequence genome has a segment encoding these proteins:
- the LOC121117688 gene encoding uncharacterized protein, whose amino-acid sequence MTMSKNEDKESIDKPFKISTALLQINTSNTGRKPHLKKSSTPKKRICTPQERENQQRIDRENRILLRKILEQHHGAKRRSSSVPPSSLNPGCIHTFEPRIPQVIMTSNQINAEKRRQKRDYENLLLLQKIQNAKPSTSIADSFKKTGKRIK is encoded by the exons ATGACCATGtctaaaaatgaagataaagaaTCCATAGATAAGCCCTTCAAGATTTCAACAGCTTTACTTCAAATCAATACAAGCAATACTGGACGCAAGCCCCATCTGAAGAAAAGTAGTACTCCTAAAAAGCGAATATGTACACCCCAAGAGCGCGAAAATCAACAAAGAATTGATAGAGAAAATCGTATACTTTTGAGAAAGATTTTGGAACAACATCATGGAGCTAAACGAAGAAGTTCTTCCGTTCCACCTtct agTCTCAATCCGGGATGTATTCATACTTTTGAACCAAGAATACCACAAGTTATAATGACGAGTAATCAAATTAATGCAGAAAAAAGGCGACAAAAGAGGGACTATGAAAATCTCTTACTTCTCCAGAAAATTCAAAATGCTAAACCATCTACTTCCATCGCAGATTCTTTTAAGAAAACGGGGAAAAGAATAAAGTGA
- the LOC121117656 gene encoding uncharacterized protein, which yields MSSLINEEKTFQNPEECSMLNLSVPISPYQMEGKVLVTTVSSNTQVCYKTFDEGDPDAERRVKKQQSFSYLPGVGPCTNTQVVSTSISKAIQVDPSHVMKGMGHVEFKNRMVPFTSKPVRVQTEARDIFKSDAHGGSTSISKTIQVDPSHAIKRPDHIENQNIEEPVRVESEASDIVKSPAHVVSTSISKAIQVDPIHVIEGPDHIENLNIEEPVRVESEASDIVKSNAHVVSTSISKAIQVDPIHVIEGPDHIENQNIEKPLAFKAIGVQTDESDIVSESNVVLGESHNSEITESGEESVSIRSILKNKSWSTQSNPRSRRSRSPKSRSPTVSIYDSRSNKSSTSVKSSRFSLKSKSPVIGSYKVSGSEILSSHNKISTPSNKSEIDLNNIPDVEYTESRTKSSKSINHSKDRLNHSNDLTSVKQVHRSRNDQLETILNKRTIDSKWKCAYEQRPPEDVEDAFFMDIKVEKTAKKASPPVAGKTKKENLCIRSFRNFIKNKLKKKKKIPGKEITTENISPGKDTTAESISPGKDSTAESISPGKDTTNEYKSPGKDTTTKYKSPEKDTTAEYQSPAKDIKTEYKSHRKTSELKYKSPTRKIADLSPMKRVSQGNEEYLEKTSLDVPESAAQTLVVISDNSSEDSQMSRHSSECSFHTPSPVFSSVMKPYGETTSIPGHPRINHDHHLVGCGDYAHEVSSSYSKGGNVKLSARLLDSTAIKVMPPPTIHEVPEKSLRDTDVNMTKVNTSSTMDGNRIIVNRQVLVEKKLDYITTNEPAHKMKSKTLSKKYKTTESLIPGCPTAKYLGNAKRSHYDPLKDLSMFGVETHEIMEKRVRTTILTQLDPESDPSSEQHASKKEVSLTASINESMAESEPKSVRVSDIITVAQVKHVPSE from the exons ATGTCTTCTTTAATAAATGAAGAGAAGACTTTTCAAAATCCTGAAGAATGTTCTATGTTAAATCTTAGTGTACCGATATCACCTTACCAAATGGAGGGTAAGGTGCTTGTTACAACTGTATCGTCCAACACACAGGtttgttataaaacttttgatGAAGGCGATCCTGATGCCGAACGAAGAGTAAAGAAACAACAGAGTTTCTCGTATTTACCTGGAGTGGGACCATGTACAAATACACAAGTAGTTTCGACTTCAATTAGTAAAGCAATTCAAGTGGATCCTAGTCATGTCATGAAGGGAATGGGTCATGtcgaatttaaaaatagaatggtACCTTTTACATCTAAGCCTGTGAGAGTTCAAACCGAAGCAA gggatatttttaaatctgatgCACACGGGGGTTCGACTTCAATTAGTAAAACAATTCAAGTTGATCCAAGTCATGCCATCAAGAGGCCGGATCATatcgaaaatcaaaatattgagGAACCTGTGAGGGTTGAATCCGAAGCAA gCGATATTGTTAAATCCCCTGCACACGTGGTTTCGACCTCAATTAGTAAAGCAATTCAAGTGGATCCTATTCATGTAATAGAGGGACCGGATCATATCGAAAATCTAAATATTGAGGAGCCTGTGAGGGTTGAATCCGAAGCAA GTGATATTGTTAAATCCAATGCACACGTGGTTTCGACTTCAATTAGTAAAGCAATTCAAGTGGATCCTATTCATGTAATAGAGGGACCGGATCATATCGAAAATCAGAATATTGAGAAACCTTTAGCATTTAAGGCTATTGGAGTTCAAACCGATGAAA gcGATATTGTGTCGGAATCAAATGTGGTATTGGGAGAGTCTCACAACTCTGAAATTACAGAATCAGGAGAAGAAAGTGTATCAATTCGTTCcatcttaaaaaataagtctTGGTCTACTCAATCAAATCCAAGAAGTAGAAGAAGTCGTAGCCCAAAAAGTAGGAGTCCTACTGTCAGTATCTATGATTCAAGAAGTAATAAATCTTCTACTAGTGTAAAATCTAGTAGGTTCTCCTTGAAAAGTAAAAGTCCAGTGATTGGGAGTTATAAAGTTTCTGGTTCAGAAATTCTAAGTAGTCATAATAAAATCAGTACTCCGAGCAATAAAAGTGAGATTGACTTGAATAATATTCCTGATGTTGAATACACTGAGTCCCGCACTAAAAGTTCAAAGAGCATTAATCATTCTAAAGATAGACTAAATCATTCTAATGACCTCACTTCAGTTAAGCAAGTTCACAGAAGTAGGAATGATCAATTAGAAACTATATTAAACAAAAGAACAATAGATTCTAAATGGAAATGTGCTTACGAACAAAGACCCCCTGAAGATGTTGAAGATGCATTTTTTATGGATATCAAAGTTGAAAAAACAGCTAAGAAGGCAAGTCCCCCTGTGGCTGGCAAAAccaagaaagaaaatttatgtataagaTCCTTtcgaaatttcataaaaaataaacttaaaaaaaagaaaaagattccAGGAAAAGAAATCACGACCGAAAACATAAGTCCTGGAAAAGATACCACGGCCGAAAGCATAAGTCCTGGAAAAGATAGCACGGCCGAAAGCATAAGTCCTGGAAAAGATACCACGAACGAATACAAAAGCCCTGGAAAAGATACCACAACTAAATACAAAAGTCCTGAAAAAGATACCACTGCCGAATACCAAAGTCCTGCAAAAGATATTAAGACTGAATATAAAAGTCATAGAAAGACCTCAGAGCTTAAATATAAGAGTCCTACAAGGAAAATTGCTGATTTGTCCCCAATGAAAAGAGTATCTCAGGgaaatgaagaatatttggaaaaaacatCTCTTGATGTCCCTGAATCTGCTGCACAAACTTTAGTAGTAATATCTGATAATTCTTCAGAAGACTCGCAGATGAGTCGTCATTCCTCCGAATGTTCCTTTCATACGCCTTCTCCTGTTTTCTCTAGTGTTATGAAACCCTATGGGGAGACAACTAGTATTCCTGGGCATCCAAGAATTAATCATGACCATCATCTAGTAGGATGTGGAGACTATGCACATGAAGTGTCTTCTTCTTACAGTAAAGGAGGAAATGTAAAACTTTCTGCTCGTTTGCTGGATTCAACTGCAATCAAGGTCATGCCACCACCAACCATTCATGAAGTACCAGAAAAATCATTGAGAGATACTGATGTTAATATGACTAAAGTTAACACTTCTAGTACCATGGATGGAAATAGAATAATTGTCAATCGACAAGTTTTAGTAGAGAAGAAATTAGATTACATCACGACAAATGAACCCGCtcataaaatgaaatcaaaaacattgagcaaaaaatataaaacgacTGAATCCTTAATTCCAGGTTGTCCTACAGCCAAATACCTGGGAAATGCAAAAAGGAGTCATTATGATCCTCTAAAGGATTTGAGTATGTTTGGAGTTGAGACACATGAAATTATGGAGAAAAGAGTTCGAACGACCATATTGACTCAGTTAGACCCAGAGTCAGATCCATCTTCCGAACAACATGCTTCTAAGAAGGAAGTTTCTCTTACAGCCTCAATAAATGAATCCATGGCAGAATCTGAACCCAAATCTGTTAGAGTTTCAGATATAATAACTGTGGCACAAGTGAAGCATGTACCATCggaatag
- the Marf gene encoding transmembrane GTPase Marf — translation MITSVMSNTILDSRPTVDYGYSSTKSPSTSDENLQRFVKAKRKINEIYKDLDDYVGKVDELIDRVPDELEMKEMASDILKDNKIKVNGIRVVLRRDHMKVVFFGRTSNGKSTTINALLRDRILPTGIGHTTSCFLQVEASPDGSSYILTEDSDEHKKCDSISQLANALSTESLDPNAKVRLFWPSKNCPMLGSEVVVIDSPGIDVEADLDEWIDKYCQDSDVFVLVANAESTLMITEKKFFHKVSERFSKPNIFILHNRSDAFAGEEKQEQVKAQHTNRAIKFLCDELGVCSTRAEAEDRIFFISAKEAIQARSCEDRGVSPSISTDDFFPRYLEFQNFEKKFTSCLSETAVKTKFATHTRGGVSVIDSILKLMGNIQSQSLANLDAQSLERKKLLDRKCFIQNQLQILTSEVKERISFFTEDIEYKVGKAMNEEIQKLSVLVDEFEHPFHSDPTVLNVYKTQLNKYLESGVGSNLKSRLSTDLQMNIEKHQQEMIDRMTRLLPKERQQFSRNILPRRETFEVLYHLNCENLCSDFQEDIRFRFSLGFKSLINKLSGLFSNSPKQHSTNVHHSYSKTISRSRSLDSVPPREFYSSYNNDPSDDASLSFLAKVAVASVSSHGAMGSLLLGGFILKTVGWRAIALTGALYGGLYGYERLTWTAQAQAREFKRQYVYHAARKFRLIVDMTSANCSHQVQQELSSTFARLCHLVDETVCDINEDIKHVDEVLKNLNATAEESKVLKNKASYIRGELELFEKTFLNGKGS, via the exons ATGATCACGTCCGTGATGTCGAATACAATTTTGGATTCTCGACCGACAGTGGACTATGGATACTCCTCGACCAAAAGTCCTtcaactagtgatgaaaatcttcaGCGTTTCGTCAAAGCCAAGAGGAAAATAAACGAAATTTACAAAGAC tTAGATGATTATGTTGGAAAAGTGGATGAGTTGATTGATCGGGTCCCGGATGAGcttgaaatgaaggaaatggcatctgatattttaaaagataacaaGATTAAAGTGAATGGAATTCGAGTAGTTTTGCGAAGAGATCATATGAAGGTTGTGTTCTTCGGGCGGACATCCAACGGAAAGAGTACGACCATCAACGCTCTTTTAAGAGATCGCATATTACCTACAGGCATTGGTCATACAACTTCATGTTTTTTACAA GTAGAGGCAAGTCCTGATGGTTCGAGCTACATCCTAACTGAAGACTCTGATGAGCACAAAAAATGTGACTCCATTTCACAACTCGCTAACGCTTTATCCACGGAATCATTAGATCCCAACGCAAAAGTACGCCTTTTTTGGCCATCCAAAAATTGTCCAATGTTAGGTAGTGAAGTGGTTGTCATAGATTCTCCGGGTATTGATGTTGAAGCGGATTTGGATGAATGGATAGACAAATATTGTCAGGACTCTgatgtttttgttttggttGCAAATGCTGAGTCAACTCTCATGATTACGGAAAAGAAGTTTTTCCATAAAGTTTCGGAAAGGTTTTCAAAGCCCAATATCTTTATCCTGCATAATAGATCAGATGCTTTTGCTGGAGAAGAGAAACAGGAACAAGTGAAGGCCCAACATACCAATAGAGCTATAAAATTTCTTTGTGATGAACTTGGTGTATGTTCTACCCGAGCTGAAGCTGAGGAtcgtatatttttcatttcggCAAAAGAGGCAATTCAAGCTCGATCTTGTGAAGATCGAGGTGTATCTCCTTCCATTTCTACGGATGATTTTTTCCCACGTTACTTagagtttcaaaattttgaaaagaagttTACATCTTGTCTCTCTGAAACTGCTGTTAAAACTAAATTTGCTACTCATACTCGTGGAGGAGTCTCAGTAATCGATTCAATACTTAAATTGATGGGAAATATTCAGTCCCAATCGTTAGCCAATTTAGATGCACAGTCTTTAGAGAGGAAAAAGTTATTAGATCGAAAATGCTTCATTCAAAATCAGCTACAAATTTTAACTTCTGAAGTTAAGGaaaggatttcattttttacggAAGATATTGAATACAAG GTTGGCAAAGCGATGAATGAAGAAATTCAAAAGCTCTCCGTCTTAGTTGACGAGTTTGAACATCCATTTCATTCAGATCCTACTGTACTCAATGTATACAAAACTCAGTTGAACAAATACCTAGAATCAGGAGTGGGATCTAATCTCAAGTCACGCCTCTCAACTgatttacaaatgaatattgAGAAACATCAACAAGAAATGATAGATCGAATGACACGCTTGTTGCCTAAAGAGCGACAACAATTTTCTCGGAATATTCTTCCAAGGAGAGAAACTTTTGAAGTTTTATATCATCTAAATTGTGAAAATCTTTGTTCTGATTTTCAg GAAGACATTCGCTTCAGGTTCAGTCTCGGTTTCAAATCCCTAATCAATAAGCTTTCTGGGCTTTTTTCAAATAGCCCAAAACAGCACTCAACCAACGTGCATCATTCATATTCTAAAACTATTTCGCGTTCTCGTAGTCTTGATAGTGTTCCACCTCGAGAGTTTTACTCATCTTATAATAATGATCCTTCTGATGATGCAAGTCTTTCATTTTTGGCTAAAGTAGCGGTAGCTTCTGTATCTTCACATGGCGCAATGGGTTCTCTTCTACTCGGtggttttatattaaaaactgttGGGTGGAGAGCAATTGCTTTAACTGGTGCTCTTTATGGAGGTCTATATGGATACGAGAGACTTACCTGGACAGCACAGGCTCAGGCCCGAGAGTTCAAAAGACAGTATGTGTATCATGCTGCACGGAAATTTAGGTTAATAGTTGATATGACTTCCGCAAATTGTTCCCATCAG GTTCAACAAGAATTATCATCCACTTTTGCTCGTCTTTGCCATCTTGTTGATGAAACAGTCTGTGATATTAATGAAGATATTAAGCATGTAGATGAAGTATTAAAAAACCTGAATGCTACTGCCGAAGAAAGTAAAGTTCTCAAAAATAAAGCCTCATACATCCGTGGAGAATtagaactttttgaaaaaacctttttgaatGGTAAAGGCTCATAG
- the LOC121117649 gene encoding proliferation-associated protein 2G4, whose product MGDHHRQDNEDELPSISDDLVVTKYKMASDIVNRVLKETVAKCIVGASVKELCKWADGKLEEETGKAFKKDRKLLKGIAFPCCISRNNCICHLSPLASDPDVLLEDGDMVKIDMGAHIDGFIAVVAHTLVVQADPNKKIDGRKADALLAAHYASVAALRLVRPGKNTYTITDCVQKIAESYSCKPVEDMLSHQLEQNTINGEKTIIQNPSEAQRKEHEKYEFGLHEVYAIDVLVSTGEGQGRARDAKVTVFKKTDETYMLKMKHSREFFTAISKKHGSMPFTLRSMENETKAKMGVVECISHNLIEPFQVLYEKDNENVAQFKFTVLLMPNGPDKITGLPFDPETCISDKKIDDPEIQKLLASSIKNKPAKKKKKKPTTDKTNAGETASEAPQLVAS is encoded by the exons ATGGGAGATCACCATCGCCAAGACAACGAAGATGAACTCCCTTCCATCTCTGACGATCTTGTTGTTACGAAATACAAGATGGCCTCGGATATCGTtaaca GAGTCCTCAAGGAAACTGTGGCCAAGTGTATCGTAGGTGCATCCGTAAAGGAGCTCTGCAAGTGGGCTGATGGAAAACTTGAGGAAGAGACTGGAAAGGCCTTTAAAAAGGACAGAAAGTTACTAAAAG GAATTGCGTTCCCTTGTTGTATATCCCGTAACAATTGCATTTGCCACTTATCTCCACTCGCTTCGGATCCGGATGTGTTATTGGAGGATGGAGATATGGTTAAGATTGACATGGGAGCTCACATTGATGGCTTCATCGCTGTCGTGGCTCATACTCTGGTTGTACAAGCTGaccccaataaaaaaattgatggacGTAAAGCCGACGCATTATTGGCTGCTCACTATGCCTCAGTCGCTGCTCTTCGACTTGTTCGACCCGGAAAGAAC ACTTACACCATCACGGACTGCGTTCAGAAGATTGCAGAGAGTTATTCATGCAAACCTGTTGAGGACATGTTGTCACATCAGTTAGAACAAAATACAATCAACGGTGAAAAAACAATCATCCAAAATCCATCTGAAGCTCAGAGAAAAGAACACGAAAAGTACGAATTCGGGTTGCATGAAGTGTATGCTATTGATGTGCTCGTATCTACGGGTGAAGGACAA GGTCGCGCAAGAGATGCTAAAGTAACGGTTTTTAAAAAGACGGATGAAACTTATATGCTCAAGATGAAGCATTCTAGAGAGTTTTTCACCGCAATTAGCAAAAAACATGGTTCCATGCCATTTACTTTGAGGTCGATGGAAAACGAAACTAAGGCTAAAATGGGTGTAGTAGAGTGCATCTCGCATAACCTCATTGAGCCTTTCCAAGTATTATATGAGAAGGATAATGAGAACGTAGCTCAATTTAAGTTTACTGTACTGCTTATGCCCAATGGTCCTGACAAAATTACTGGATTACCATTTGACCCTGAAACCTGCATTTCCGACAAGAAAATAGACGACCCTGAAATTCAG aaacttCTCGCTTCATCAATCAAGAACAAGCCCgccaagaaaaagaagaagaagccaACCACTGACAAAACTAACGCCGGTGAAACTGCCAGTGAAGCGCCTCAGCTTGTCGCTTCTTAA